One Tetrapisispora phaffii CBS 4417 chromosome 2, complete genome genomic region harbors:
- the DAK1 gene encoding dihydroxyacetone kinase (similar to Saccharomyces cerevisiae DAK1 (YML070W); ancestral locus Anc_4.334), translating into MVKSFEVADPIDSSLEGFALVNPSITLIPAEKILFRKTEKSQIALISGGGSGHEPTHAGFIGDGMLSAAVCGDIFASPSTKQILNAIRLVSENSKGVLLIVKNYTGDVLHFGLAAERARAQGIDCHVFVVGDDVAVGRAKGGMVGRRALAGTVLVHKIAGAFAKGYSEKYGLQGTIDAATIINDNLVTIGSSLEHCKVPGRKYETSLKGSQLELGMGIHNEPGVQILEPIPSTEELISKYMLPALLDSSDSDRYFVNFDEGDDVVLLVNNLGGVSNFIISSIVSIVNKALKSEYNIVPVQSISGTLMTAFNGNGFSITLLNATKATKALNSKFPEIKSVLDLLNYNTTAPGWAVVSHNSKPAVNEDILKVDVKVKNAGTYDFETFSNWMKAAAKAIKEAEPHITSLDTQVGDGDCGYTLVAGTEGITDDLDKISKKSLSEATAQISDIIESSMGGTSGGLYSILLSAFSNGIIQTCGENTPVTAKEVAKSLDFALSTLYKYTKARVGSSTMIDALEPFIEEFKKSQDFKKAVAAAAKGAESTGNVEAKFGRASYVGDSSSVEDPGAVGLVAFLKGIESTF; encoded by the coding sequence ATGGTTAAATCATTCGAAGTCGCTGATCCAATTGACTCTTCTTTGGAAGGTTTTGCATTGGTAAACCCTTCAATCACTTTAATTCCTGCAGAAAAAATTCTATTTAGGAAAACTGAGAAATCTCAAATTGCATTAATTTCAGGTGGTGGTAGTGGACATGAACCAACTCATGCTGGTTTTATTGGTGATGGTATGCTAAGTGCTGCTGTGTGTGGTGATATTTTTGCCTCTCCATCTACtaaacaaattttaaatgcAATTAGATTAGTCAGTGAAAACTCAAAAGGTGTTCTTCTAATTGTTAAAAACTATACTGGAGATGTTCTTCATTTTGGCTTGGCTGCTGAGAGGGCCAGAGCTCAAGGAATCGATTGTCATGTCTTTGTTGTTGGTGATGACGTAGCAGTTGGTAGAGCTAAAGGAGGTATGGTTGGAAGAAGAGCCTTGGCCGGTACTGTCTTAGTTCATAAAATAGCAGGTGCATTTGCTAAGGGATACTCTGAAAAATACGGCTTACAAGGAACCATCGATGCAGctactattattaatgataatttgGTCACTATTGGATCTTCATTAGAACATTGTAAAGTGCCAGGAAGGAAATACGAAACCAGTTTGAAGGGTTCACAATTAGAATTAGGAATGGGTATTCACAACGAACCTGGTGTACAAATTTTGGAACCAATTCCATCTACTGAAGAGTTGATTTCGAAATATATGTTACCGGCTTTATTAGACTCCTCTGATTCTGATAGATATTTTGTGAATTTTGATGAGGGTGATGATGTTGTGCTACTGGTTAATAATTTAGGTGGTGTATCtaactttattatttccTCCATTGTCTCGATAGTCAATAAAGCATTGAAGTCAGAGTACAATATTGTCCCAGTACAATCTATATCAGGGACTTTAATGACTGCTTTTAATGGTAATGGTTTTAGTATTACATTATTAAATGCTACAAAGGCCACAAAAGCgttaaattcaaaattcCCTGAAATAAAATCAGTTTTAGACCTTCTTAATTATAATACCACTGCTCCTGGTTGGGCTGTTGTTTCTCATAATTCAAAACCTGCTGTGAATGAggatattttaaaagttgATGTGAAAGTAAAAAACGCAGGTACTtatgattttgaaacattcTCTAATTGGATGAAAGCTGCTGCAAAAGCAATTAAAGAAGCTGAACCACACATTACATCACTGGATACTCAAGTTGGTGATGGTGACTGCGGATATACCTTAGTTGCCGGAACAGAGGGTATTACTGATGATTTAgacaaaatatcaaaaaaatccTTATCTGAAGCCACTGCTCAAATTTCTGATATCATTGAAAGCTCTATGGGCGGTACATCAGGTGGGTTATATTCTATTCTTCTTTCTGCATTTTCCAATGGTATAATTCAAACTTGTGGTGAAAATACTCCTGTCACGGCCAAGGAAGTTGCTAAGTCCCTAGATTTTGCTTTGTCtactttatataaatatacaaaagCAAGAGTGGGCTCCTCGACCATGATCGATGCTTTAGAACcatttattgaagaatttaaaaaatctcAAGACTTTAAGAAAGCtgttgctgctgctgctaAAGGTGCAGAAAGCACTGGTAATGTAGAAGCCAAGTTTGGTAGAGCATCGTACGTCGGTGACTCTTCTAGTGTTGAAGACCCTGGTGCTGTCGGTTTGGTGGCTTTCTTGAAAGGTATTGAGTCCACCTTTTAG
- the POB3 gene encoding FACT complex subunit POB3 (similar to Saccharomyces cerevisiae POB3 (YML069W); ancestral locus Anc_4.333), with protein MSTDFDRIYLNQSKVNGRFRVADSGLGWKASSSGGSAANKAKAPFLLPATELSTIQWSRGCRGYELKINTKNQGVLQLDGFSEDDFDAIKSDFHRRFNIQLEHKEHSLRGWNWGKTDLARNEMIFSLNGKPTFEIPYSRINNTNLTNKNEVAIEFDIQDEEYQPAGDELVEMRFYIPDAIKEEESENEQIKSESAEGAVKAEGAVKTENEEDVEMSENEREEFEEKSMAETFYEELKEKADIGETAGDVIVSFPDIFFTTPRGRYDIDIYKNSIRLRGKTYEYKLQHRQIQKIISLPKVDDIHHLIVLSIEPPLRQGQTSYPYVVLQFQKDEETEVQLNLDDADYEENFKDTLKKQYDAKTHIVISHVLKGLTGRRVIVPGSYKSKYDNCAVSCSYKANEGYLYPLDNAFLFLTKPTLYIPFSDVSSVNISRAGQSTTSRTFDLEIVLRFNRGSVTFGNISKEEQQLLELFLTSKSLKVRNEEKESEQRLQTALGSDSDDGDINMGSAGEDDESADEEFQASSDDDDDVAEEFDSDANAGSDSEGDNDGDDDVVSDSDRPVKKPKVE; from the coding sequence ATGAGTACTGACTTCGATagaatttatttgaatcaatCTAAGGTAAACGGTAGATTTCGTGTTGCCGATTCTGGTTTAGGCTGGAAAGCTTCCAGTAGTGGTGGTTCTGCAGCTAATAAAGCCAAGGCCCCATTTTTATTACCGGCAACAGAATTATCCACCATTCAATGGAGTAGAGGCTGCAGGGGTtatgaattaaaaataaatactaAGAATCAAGGTGTTCTTCAATTAGATGGTTTCTCTGAAGACGATTTTGACGCAATTAAAAGTGACTTCCACAGAAGATTTAACATCCAATTAGAGCATAAAGAGCATTCTCTCCGTGGTTGGAACTGGGGTAAGACCGATTTAGCAAGAAATGAgatgattttttctttaaacGGTAAACCAACTTTCGAAATTCCATACTCTAGAATTAACAATACTAATTTAACTAACAAAAATGAAGTTgcaattgaatttgataTCCAAGACGAAGAGTATCAGCCAGCAGGAGATGAACTGGTTGAAATGAGATTTTATATCCCAGACGCAATAAAAGAGGAAGAATCagaaaatgaacaaatcAAATCAGAAAGTGCAGAAGGTGCTGTCAAGGCAGAAGGTGCTGTCAAGactgaaaatgaagaagatgttGAAATGAGTGAAAATGAGAGagaagaatttgaagaaaaatcaaTGGCAGAAACCTTTTATGAAGAGCTTAAAGAAAAAGCTGATATTGGAGAAACAGCAGGTGATGTTATTGTCTCATTTCCTGACATTTTCTTTACTACTCCAAGAGGTCGTTATGacattgatatatataagaactCTATTAGGCTAAGGGGTAAGAcatatgaatataaattacAACATCGTCAAATTcagaaaattatttctttacCAAAAGTCGACGATATTCACCATTTGATTGTCTTGAGTATTGAACCACCATTACGTCAAGGTCAAACATCTTATCCATATGTTGTTTTACAATTCCAGAAGGATGAAGAAACTGAAGTCCAATTGAACTTAGATGATGCTGAttatgaagaaaatttcAAGGATACACTAAAGAAACAATATGACGCTAAGACACATATAGTTATTAGTCACGTATTAAAGGGTCTAACTGGGCGTAGAGTAATTGTTCCAGGTTCATACAAATCGAAGTATGATAACTGTGCCGTTTCATGTTCATATAAAGCAAATGAAGGTTATCTATATCCATTGGACAATgcatttttattcttaacCAAACCAACTCTGTACATTCCATTTTCTGATGTAAGCTcagtaaatatttcaagagCGGGACAGAGCACAACTTCGAGAACTTTTGATTTGGAAATCGTACTTCGTTTCAATCGAGGTAGTGTCACTTTCGGTAATATAAGTaaagaagaacaacaattattggaattatttttaacttcAAAATCTCTAAAGGTTagaaatgaagaaaaagaaagtgAACAAAGATTGCAAACTGCCTTAGGTTCTGATAGCGATGATGGTGATATCAACATGGGATCTGCAGGCGAAGATGATGAATCCGCTGATGAAGAATTTCAAGCTAGTTCtgatgacgatgatgatGTTGCCGAAGAATTCGACTCTGATGCCAACGCTGGATCTGACAGTGAAGGTGACAATGACGGTGATGATGATGTGGTTTCAGATTCTGATAGACCAGTTAAGAAACCAAAAGTTGAGTAA
- the TPHA0B01660 gene encoding uncharacterized protein (ancestral locus Anc_4.335) gives MVEIESRGIKVKEKYKEPAPGYLLQQSIKNSKLFDIDDPTLNLELEKDTIKFNCIRNGVKKLYRYSKIQRYSFHMSGVFFCNTLELFYKIFGKDENSKGCVHETTNFRTKNSEFNKGYRDLIDMILLHNQMSRIYCKIENSLKFFEIKIILPLRALDEAFSKISYYIQYRDKINVAYHELFIKYTELKEKTNDFTKSLTGSEEVSRIKIENNLISSKEDLELANDKLRKQLSVLFGYCRSYFKTWFLLYYFTICRIYYDLQHFMRASSEFKKVFKVIYNQQDKINSSGLAVPTSNSTEENNTYTINNNNYQQQFQSKENMYPEY, from the coding sequence atggTAGAGATTGAGTCAAGAGGAATTAAggttaaagaaaaatataaagagCCAGCTCCAGGTTATTTATTACAGCAATCAATCAAAAATTCCAAACTTTTTGATATAGATGATCCAACTTTGAATctagaattagaaaaagatacgattaaattcaattgcaTTAGAAATGGTGTTAAAAAACTGTATAGATATTCGAAGATTCAGAGGTATTCGTTTCATATGTCTGGGGtgtttttttgtaataCTTTGGAGttgttttataaaatatttgggAAAGATGAAAATAGTAAAGGATGTGTCCATGAAACCACAAATTTTAGAACAAAAAATTctgaatttaataaaggGTATCGGGATCTTATAGATATGATATTGTTACACAATCAAATGTCAAGAATATATTgcaaaattgaaaattctttgaaattctttgaaatcaaGATAATATTACCATTAAGAGCTCTGGATGAGGCCTTTTCGAAAATAtcatattatattcaatatcgAGACAAAATTAATGTTGCTTACCATGAATTATTCATAAAATATACTGAACTGAAGgaaaaaacaaatgatTTCACAAAATCATTGACAGGTTCAGAAGAAGTTTCGagaattaaaattgaaaataatttaataagcTCTAAAGAAGATTTAGAATTAGCCAATGATAAATTGCGAAAACAATTATCAGTATTATTCGGCTATTGTAGATCGTACTTCAAAACTTGGTTTCTCCTTTATTACTTTACAATATGCAGGATTTATTACGACTTACAACATTTCATGAGGGCTAGTAGTGAATTTAAAAAGGTATTTAAGGTTATTTACAATCAACAGGACAAGATCAACAGTTCAGGACTAGCAGTTCCCACTTCAAATTCCactgaagaaaataatacatacactattaataataataattaccAACAGCAATTTCAATCAAAGGAGAATATGTATCCTGAATATTAG
- the TEM1 gene encoding Ras family GTPase TEM1 (similar to Saccharomyces cerevisiae TEM1 (YML064C); ancestral locus Anc_4.326), which yields MPYRENRNASSAGGMMRSVPKSRNQVEIQVGLIGDAQVGKTSLMVKYVQNIFNEEYTQTLGVNFLKRTVSVRSTDIVFSLLDLGGQKEFINMLPIATVGSAAIVFLFDLTRPETLNSIKNWYRQANGLNEMAIPILVGTKYDLFINLDKEHQDSISRLSMEIAQVMDSPLVFCSTSKSINVQKIFKIALSKIFNLTLTIPEINEIGDPLLIYKTLGNNFNNNRSHNSSPIRTNNNNNSNNDTNSNNDGNSNTVNNNNYSALDNSNYPNPTASEHLNRIKNLHQCLRHAQLRCLRVV from the coding sequence ATGCCATATCGTGAAAATAGGAATGCAAGTTCTGCTGGTGGAATGATGAGATCTGTGCCAAAGTCCAGGAACCAAGTTGAAATTCAAGTTGGCTTGATTGGTGATGCACAAGTGGGGAAGACTTCGTTGATGGTTAAATATGTacagaatatttttaatgaagaGTATACACAGACTTTAGGagttaattttttgaaaagaacTGTTAGTGTACGATCAACAGATATTGTATTTTCACTTTTGGATTTAGGTGGACAGAAGGAGTTTATTAATATGCTACCAATTGCAACAGTTGGGTCCGCTgcaattgtatttttatttgatttaactAGACCTGAAACATTGAATTCTATCAAAAATTGGTATAGGCAAGCAAATGGTTTAAATGAAATGGCAATACCGATATTAGTAGGTACAaaatatgatttatttataaatttagaTAAAGAGCATCAGGACTCCATTTCAAGATTGAGTATGGAAATTGCTCAAGTAATGGATTCACCTCTGGTATTTTGCTCAACCTCGAAATCGATAAACgtacaaaaaatatttaaaattgcattatcaaaaatattcaactTAACGTTAACTATTCCagaaattaatgaaattggtGATCCTCTgctaatatataaaacttTAGGTAATAActtcaataataacagaTCGCATAACAGTAGCCCCATCAGAaccaataacaataataacagtAATAACGATACTAATAGTAACAATGACGGTAATAGCAATACTGTCAACAACAATAACTATTCCGCATtagataattcaaattacCCTAATCCAACTGCATCCGAACATTTAAATAGAATAAAAAACCTGCATCAGTGTCTTCGACACGCTCAACTTCGTTGTCTTCGAGTGGTTTAA
- the ITT1 gene encoding RBR-type E3 ubiquitin transferase (similar to Saccharomyces cerevisiae ITT1 (YML068W); ancestral locus Anc_4.332), protein MEDRVNLKDDLAILRDMYPELVLDQDEKSINTNIQNVVSGYLPFKVSLHNNLSVSYEKELLTFSSFLLGVLQFKIDVAKYPSLKDSLELNFISEWMTKEDKNIIISSLDEQFGDLTDPTSDIYDPFTPILMLLFSYLTDETASVLFPDNVKKCLTLEEYQIFKIMKSTIQKEEASKKNFTCCICIDTKKGTNIIELPCKEETKHYLCEPCVKSYYSEMIKEGNMDAVRCPECKYEEIVLDSFKDYTLLKETLFTPAIPFEFFDRVLSEELCTKYRELFHSYCATKLSKHSTSACIPCRRCNTWCVKDNLDDAMISCKTCSFVFCFNCLHSWHGYNNLCGAKVTIPREVIEAYIDEDGILSDDAKKEMEVKYGKKQLATDVSDYLADQLLDLAIAEKDSNLQRCPHCRIVVQRSEGCNKMRCAVCNCLFCFICGTLLYPEDPYEHFREVWSECYGRLFEGMEGVDS, encoded by the coding sequence ATGGAAGATAGAGtcaatttaaaagatgatCTGGCAATTTTAAGGGACATGTATCCAGAGCTTGTTCTCGATCAAGATGAAAAGAgtataaatacaaatattCAGAATGTTGTAAGTGGATATCTCCCGTTTAAGGTGTCTCTAcataataatttaagtGTTTCATATGAAAAGGAGCTACTGACGTTTTCGAGTTTTCTATTAGGTGTTTTACAATTCAAGATCGATGTTGCTAAATATCCCAGTCTAAAAGATAGCCTAGAATTAAACTTTATTTCGGAATGGATGACAAAggaagataaaaatatcattatatcAAGTTTAGATGAACAATTTGGGGATTTGACAGACCCAACTTCTGATATTTATGATCCTTTTACCCCTATATTAATGTTATTGTTCAGTTACCTAACTGATGAGACAGCCTCAGTTCTCTTCCCTGATAACGttaaaaaatgtttaaCATTAGAAGAgtatcaaatttttaagATTATGAAGAGTACAATCCAGAAGGAAGAAGCctccaaaaaaaattttacatGTTGCATATGCATAGATACTAAAAAGGGTACGAATATAATTGAGCTTCCCTGTAAGGAAGAAACCAAACATTATTTATGCGAACCATGTGTAAAATCATACTACTCTGAAATGATTAAAGAAGGGAACATGGATGCAGTACGATGCCCAGAGTGTAAATATGAAGAAATAGTCCTAGATTCCTTCAAGGATTATACATTGTTAAAAGAAACCTTATTCACACCTGCTATTCCgtttgaattttttgatagaGTCTTAAGTGAGGAGCTATGTACTAAGTATAGAGAGTTATTTCATTCGTATTGTGCCACCAAGTTGTCAAAACACAGTACTTCAGCATGTATTCCTTGTAGGCGATGCAATACATGGTGCGTTAAAGATAACTTGGACGATGCAATGATCAGTTGTAAAACCTGTTCTTTTGTCTTttgtttcaattgtttACATTCATGGCATGGTTATAATAATCTATGTGGTGCTAAAGTCACAATTCCAAGAGAAGTAATAGAGGCATATATAGATGAGGATGGTATACTATCAGATGAtgcaaaaaaagaaatggaGGTGAAATATGGTAAGAAACAGTTAGCTACAGATGTAAGTGACTATCTGGCAGATCAACTATTAGATTTGGCAATTGCTGAAAAGGATTCCAACTTACAAAGATGCCCTCACTGTAGAATTGTAGTACAAAGAAGTGAAGGTTGTAATAAAATGAGATGTGCTGTATGCAACTgtttattttgtttcatCTGCGGTACCTTGCTATATCCTGAGGATCCTTATGAACATTTCAGGGAAGTGTGGTCGGAGTGTTACGGTAGGCTATTTGAAGGTATGGAAGGAGTTGATTCTTGA
- the TPHA0B01710 gene encoding uncharacterized protein (similar to Saccharomyces cerevisiae SIR3 (YLR442C) and ORC1 (YML065W); ancestral locus Anc_4.327), whose protein sequence is MNEIIRNSLKGWQVIVTDSSGNIIDENSRRRSRRGGSERIFLQRISDGVSFTRGDSILVNDKTTKTYSIYCINEIRLNTLNNPVELIGFTYLRWFEVAPLNYYKELSPSIYDNASKSMDYYKDKFLKEVNKNEIFLTAELSEISIKDFINVANVVIPEKWNNESMKLDQDFILKYICEPDSSNFTEVNFESMKKTLVEYDPKSSENYLKRLSTRAKNRLNTITKPKTVCKVEVKVEPPSLNFEGESKLSSKPQPNAVIKATSVKATSLTTPSETNTKSSKISSSASTLANENTSLSLQPYTNDKLQTNVTDINQIPPVHDASKESFAQNSISKTPNQNNNTIKKKLKPEYTKSESNVVSVTETGIDTNLSSNTSQSSIGDSSLSNFTKTSISNSTKSNRDELNSNSDEPAIPLNGNNNINDIQSNVMKNKALMEGKVVKIKSRTMVEQIKGMQHKYRKYINVLRTLETTSDEVVKDTKKNSVEVENYPANNSFDDLYLKPLVGFCEKVCNDNKKDIIKKSEYSRIFCTIVSFLNTESSGYILVKGILSTGKTFTIQKILQGLLDYSHSKSILQIANISLSDSIEDEDQFYSDLWNQLTDETLNKHQSKDALNSYFLHVSKRKKRHTLIIMDNFNPDKVVQTSFLKSVINWSASQESKLIVVSISRDFNISTLGLSSDIFNNLNLTNVLFEKMSKAELFTLVQMNLQALSERLYHKNGKQLSINNHASTHGGLVQIMLPEKEELNHMCSVIANISTGVNDALDICINLVKDAIQYSLMNQSRNNFHSRIKLLISFSTLKSVMAKRESSNILKSIMELPFLLQLALVSVYKVSIGALTNNGEDNFKIISRELLKFLHDKKYKNVAETFNNCILCSLGDITDKQMFSVEEAVTFISWGNIFMNLKRLNMVKLGVCPRNVSLAIDGKYVEEFLENWLT, encoded by the coding sequence ATGAACGAAATAATTCGTAATAGCTTAAAAGGCTGGCAAGTGATTGTAACAGATAGTAGTGGTaatataattgatgaaaacaGTAGGAGGCGATCCAGAAGGGGTGGGTCTGAAAGGATATTTTTGCAGAGGATATCGGATGGTGTGAGTTTTACAAGAGGTGACAGCATATTGGTAAATGACAAAACTACTAAAAcatattcaatatattgtaTAAACGAAATAAGATTAAACACCCTGAATAATCCTGTTGAGTTAATTGGGTTCACATATTTAAGATGGTTTGAAGTTGCTcctttgaattattataaagaaCTTTCTCCTAGCATATACGATAATGCCTCTAAATCAATGGATTattataaagataaatttttgaaagaagTTAATAAGAATGAGATATTTCTAACTGCTGAATTAAGTGAAATTAGCATTAAAGATTTCATAAATGTGGCCAATGTTGTAATCCCAGAAAAATGGAATAACGAATCTATGAAGTTAGATCAAGATTTTATCTTAAAATACATTTGTGAACCAGATTCTAGTAACTTTACTGAGGTAAATTTTGAAAGCATGAAGAAGACGTTAGTAGAATATGATCCCAAATCTTCAGAAAACTATTTAAAAAGATTATCAACTAGAGCTAAAAATAGATTAAATACAATTACAAAGCCAAAAACAGTTTGTAAAGTAGAAGTTAAAGTAGAACCTCCATCTCTAAATTTTGAAGGCGAGTCTAAACTATCTTCGAAACCGCAGCCTAACGCTGTTATTAAAGCAACAAGCGTAAAAGCAACAAGTCTAACTACACCCTCTGAAACAAACACAAAATCGAGTAAAATTTCAAGTAGCGCTAGCACATTAGCTAATGAAAACACGTCCTTAAGTCTACAACCATATACAAATGACAAACTACAAACTAATGTTACTGATATAAATCAGATACCGCCGGTTCATGATGCGTCTAAAGAAAGTTTTGCccaaaattcaatatctaaAACACccaatcaaaataataacacaattaaaaagaaactCAAGCCAGAATACACCAAATCCGAATCAAACGTTGTGTCGGTAACAGAAACGGGCATTGATACTAATCTGTCTTCAAATACTTCCCAGTCAAGTATTGGAGATTCATCGCTCtcaaattttacaaaaacttcaatatcaaattctACAAAATCTAACAGAGATGAATTGAATTCTAATAGCGATGAACCTGCTATACCTTTAAATGGAAATAACAACATTAATGACATCCAATCTAAtgtaatgaaaaataaagcACTAATGGAAGGTAAAgttgtaaaaataaaaagtaGAACAATGGTCGAGCAAATAAAAGGGATGCAACataaatatagaaaataCATTAATGTTCTAAGGACATTAGAAACTACATCTGACGAAGTTGTTAAAGataccaaaaaaaattctGTTGAAGTTGAAAATTATCCCGCAAATAATTCTTTCGACGATCTTTATCTTAAACCTTTGGTTGGCTTTTGTGAAAAAGTTtgtaatgataataaaaaagatattataaaGAAATCAGAATACAGTCGTATATTTTGTACAATTGTTTCCTTTTTAAACACAGAATCAAGTGGCTACATACTTGTCAAAGGTATCTTATCCACAGGCAAAACATTCACAATACAGAAGATACTACAAGGACTACTTGACTATTCTCATTCTAAAAGTATATTACAGATTGCTAATATTTCTCTATCTGACTCcattgaagatgaagatcAGTTTTACTCGGATTTATGGAATCAATTAACAGATGAAACCTTGAACAAACATCAGAGCAAAGATGCGTTGAACTCATATTTTCTGCATGTCAGCAAAAGGAAGAAAAGACACACTCTAATTATAATGGACAACTTTAATCCTGATAAAGTAGTACAGAcatcttttttaaaaagtGTTATAAATTGGAGTGCAAGCCAAGAATCGAAACTTATCGTCGTCAGTATTTCTCgtgattttaatataagTACACTAGGACTCTCATCtgatatattcaataacCTGAATCTGACGAATGTACTTTTTGAGAAAATGTCTAAGGCTGAGTTGTTTACTCTTGTGCAAATGAACTTACAGGCTCTCAGTGAAAGACTTTACCATAAAAATGGAAAGCAACTATCGATAAATAATCATGCAAGCACACACGGGGGGTTAGTTCAGATAATGTTAccagaaaaagaagaattgaatCATATGTGTTCCGTTATTGCAAATATATCCACGGGAGTTAATGATGCTTTAGATATTTGCATTAATTTGGTTAAGGATGCCATCCAATATTCTCTAATGAATCAGAGCCGAAATAACTTTCATTCTCGTATTAAACTATTGATCTCTTTTAGTACCCTTAAAAGTGTTATGGCAAAAAGGGAATCATCAAATATACTAAAATCAATTATGGAACTACCTTTTCTCTTACAATTGGCTTTAGTCTCAGTGTATAAAGTGTCCATCGGTGCTTTGACTAATAATGGGgaagataattttaaaatcataaGTCGAGAACTTTTGAAGTTTTTAcatgataaaaaatataaaaatgtaGCAGAAACATTCAATAATTGCATTCTTTGTTCATTGGGTGACATTACAGATAAACAAATGTTTTCAGTTGAAGAGGCTGTCACTTTTATTTCATGGggtaatatatttatgaacTTGAAGCGTTTAAATATGGTCAAGTTAGGGGTTTGCCCAAGAAATGTTAGCTTGGCAATTGATGGAAAGTATGTTGAAGAGTTTCTTGAGAACTGGCTAACTTAG
- the SMA2 gene encoding Sma2p (similar to Saccharomyces cerevisiae SMA2 (YML066C); ancestral locus Anc_4.329), translating to MFFIKRFIIWGLILGVSVTQILLYIPIFTCRSSGKNVLCSPIYKVQLIEDSKLTHDFIATLNELLRLLSYLTIDMGWDGEITTPTIYDNGYLDKAMKENNIFKVNYFGYCKFQDSKNDYCSRLTSSCLDLFGTIAKDMGVYLSRYTSNYKTNPDVIGSSLQQFYYLTLLSIYKFLKMDHKNDNNFLQILYGIHNVKVSDTIHVYSDSYKSAVITLYISMISNNVLKDLLLLEFTAVILLFLAISGFGALLFIWKKQTILPLIIMIISIISFMLSFFSFASTLTNILSLKRLERNEDIIENGWEMLQVTYGSGFIFACIRHSLQWVILILGIVVKKYYSVVPKPQPVIQNEIKEEEDK from the coding sequence atgtttttcattaaacGGTTCATTATTTGGGGACTTATACTTGGTGTCAGTGTCACCCAAATTTTACTTTATATACCAATATTCACTTGTAGGTCTTCTGGgaaaaatgttttatgCTCACCAATATACAAGGTTCAGCTCATAGAAGATTCAAAGTTGACTCACGATTTCATAGCTACATTGAACGAGCTCTTAAGACTCCTTTCATATTTGACAATAGACATGGGTTGGGATGGAGAGATCACAACCCCCACAATTTATGACAACGGATACTTGGATAAAGCCATGAAAGAgaataacatttttaaagttaATTATTTTGGATACTGTAAGTTTCAAGACAGTAAAAATGACTACTGCTCAAGATTAACAAGTAGTTGTTTAGATTTGTTTGGGACGATTGCAAAAGATATGGGGGTTTATTTATCACGGTATACATCAAATTACAAAACCAACCCAGATGTAATTGGTTCCTCATTGCAGCAGTTTTATTACTTAACTTTGCTGTCGATTTACaagtttttgaaaatgGATCATAAGAACGACAATAATTTCTTGCAAATTCTGTATGGGATTCATAATGTTAAGGTATCCGACACAATCCATGTTTATTCTGATAGTTACAAAAGTGCAGTAATTACGTTATATATTTCGATGATTTCAAATAACGTACTTAAAGACTTATTATTGTTGGAGTTCACCGCTGTAATACTTCTGTTTTTAGCGATTTCTGGATTTGGTGCATTGTTATTTATCTGGAAGAAACAGACAATACTGCCACTaattataatgataatttccataatttcttttatgttatcttttttctcttttgcATCAACATTAactaatatattatctttgaaaagattagaaagaaatgaagatattattgaaaatggaTGGGAAATGTTACAAGTCACTTATGGATCAGGTTTTATATTTGCATGCATACGTCATAGTCTACAGTGGgttatattaatattaggAATAGTGGTAAAAAAATACTATTCAGTAGTCCCCAAACCTCAGCCTGTTATCCAAAATGAgataaaagaagaagaagacaaataa